A window of the Bradyrhizobium ottawaense genome harbors these coding sequences:
- a CDS encoding IS30 family transposase — MERRFHRGFTTAEKTELWDRWKRGESLKAIGRAFGKQSSSIYFVVSPHGGFRPSERRRSRLALTLAEREVISRGVTARQSSRSIAKLLGRSPSTVSREMSRNGGCDRYRATVADENAWARSRRPKCCKLATNPRLRQVVARKLRLDWSPEQVAGWLKRTFPEDECNQVSHETIYRSLFVQARGVLKKELLCHLRSTRSMRRSRPVDPNGDRRGHMKDAVSIRQRPAAVEDRAVPGHWEGDLLSGPNNSYIATLVERQTRYVMLAKVAGKDTRTVVDALIKQSKKLPKELYKSLTWDRGKELTDHRRFTMSTNIDVYFCDPQSPWQRGSNENTNGLLRQYFPKGTDLSVHSQAHLNKVARQLNERPRETLQFETPAERFNACVASTG, encoded by the coding sequence ATGGAGCGGAGATTTCATAGAGGGTTTACCACGGCCGAAAAGACGGAATTATGGGACCGTTGGAAGCGCGGGGAGTCGCTGAAGGCGATCGGACGAGCTTTTGGTAAGCAGTCATCGTCGATCTATTTTGTGGTTTCCCCGCATGGAGGGTTTCGTCCTTCGGAGCGACGTCGCTCCAGGCTGGCATTGACGCTTGCGGAACGCGAGGTGATTTCCAGAGGCGTTACGGCACGCCAATCGTCCCGGTCGATCGCCAAATTACTTGGCCGCTCGCCCTCGACGGTGAGCCGTGAAATGAGCCGCAATGGCGGCTGTGATCGCTACCGGGCGACAGTTGCGGACGAGAATGCCTGGGCACGATCTCGTCGTCCAAAATGTTGTAAGCTGGCGACCAATCCGCGGCTTCGGCAGGTGGTGGCAAGGAAGCTCAGATTAGATTGGTCACCCGAGCAGGTCGCCGGCTGGCTGAAGAGAACGTTTCCTGAAGACGAGTGCAATCAGGTGTCACACGAGACCATCTATCGCAGCCTGTTTGTCCAAGCGCGCGGCGTGCTCAAAAAAGAGCTGCTTTGCCATCTTCGATCGACGCGCTCGATGCGTCGCTCCAGACCGGTTGATCCGAATGGCGATAGACGGGGACATATGAAGGATGCCGTCTCAATCCGTCAGCGACCGGCTGCGGTTGAAGATCGGGCGGTGCCTGGCCATTGGGAGGGCGATCTGCTGTCCGGGCCGAATAACAGCTACATCGCGACCTTGGTCGAGCGTCAAACGCGTTACGTGATGTTGGCCAAGGTGGCAGGCAAGGACACCCGGACTGTAGTCGATGCGCTCATCAAGCAGTCGAAGAAGCTACCAAAAGAGCTGTATAAGTCCCTGACCTGGGACCGGGGCAAGGAACTGACGGATCATCGCCGCTTTACGATGTCGACCAACATCGATGTCTATTTTTGCGACCCGCAAAGCCCGTGGCAGCGCGGGTCGAACGAGAATACCAATGGCCTGCTGAGACAGTATTTTCCAAAGGGCACCGATTTGTCGGTGCATTCGCAAGCCCATCTGAACAAAGTGGCTCGTCAGCTAAACGAACGACCACGCGAGACCTTGCAATTTGAAACGCCAGCAGAGAGATTTAACGCCTGTGTTGCGTCGACCGGTTGA
- a CDS encoding SagB/ThcOx family dehydrogenase → MQADGSITAFVDGHSVNLGQLSTAAMDRARNLTDGLPLASFAGKSAIAREVDVLVHRLARHGLLEYRLSFPRDEQVLVVIEPQVPEYWPQRARLGEGDSIVLSRFANLRRRGNEMVLESPRSGALFRIGDPAIAATLAALSRPQKISRLRRHVTFFNLDLFELLLDSQFLLKLDANSGDGLRVNEGDGNLVLWDFHDLVFHTRSTEGRQANPVGSTFAYASVVSPLPAVRPPWPGKKIDLRKFFTSDPISPFLKLLRDRHSVRDFDDEHPVTLAELARFLDTTARVLSEWKSDANFEGGPEITYSTRPYPSAGSAYELELYLTVSNCEGLARGLYHYDAGGHALVAIGASAQQLQALLAAAEFAMDAPGPPQVLITIAARFGRISWKYSSIAYSLILKDVGSMIQTFYLTATDMGLGSCAIGTSNIDLFAKMTGLEFHVEGPVGQFALGRGKKLLVAN, encoded by the coding sequence ATGCAGGCGGACGGGAGCATCACCGCCTTCGTGGACGGCCATTCCGTCAATCTGGGACAATTGAGCACGGCCGCGATGGACCGCGCGCGAAATTTGACCGACGGCCTGCCGCTCGCGTCCTTTGCCGGCAAGAGCGCCATCGCGAGGGAAGTCGACGTCCTGGTGCATCGACTGGCGCGGCACGGGCTGCTCGAATATCGCCTGTCTTTTCCGCGTGACGAGCAGGTTCTCGTGGTCATCGAGCCCCAGGTCCCTGAGTACTGGCCGCAACGCGCAAGGCTCGGTGAGGGTGACAGCATCGTGTTGTCGCGCTTTGCCAACCTGCGCCGGCGTGGCAACGAGATGGTACTGGAATCGCCGCGCTCAGGCGCGCTGTTTCGAATTGGCGATCCCGCGATTGCCGCCACCCTCGCTGCGCTGTCGCGGCCTCAGAAGATCAGCAGGCTTCGCCGCCATGTGACCTTCTTCAACCTCGATCTGTTCGAACTGCTGCTGGATAGCCAGTTCCTGCTCAAGCTCGATGCGAACAGCGGCGACGGCCTTCGGGTGAATGAAGGTGACGGCAATCTTGTTCTCTGGGATTTCCATGATCTCGTGTTTCACACGCGGAGCACGGAGGGCCGACAGGCCAATCCGGTTGGCAGCACCTTCGCCTATGCAAGCGTTGTTTCACCGCTGCCCGCGGTGCGTCCGCCTTGGCCCGGCAAGAAGATCGACCTGCGCAAATTCTTCACCTCGGATCCGATCTCGCCCTTCCTAAAGCTGTTGCGCGACCGCCATTCAGTCCGAGATTTCGATGACGAGCATCCGGTCACGCTCGCCGAACTCGCGCGCTTTCTCGACACCACAGCCCGCGTGCTGTCGGAATGGAAGAGCGACGCGAATTTCGAAGGCGGTCCTGAGATCACCTACAGCACAAGACCCTATCCATCGGCCGGTAGCGCGTACGAACTGGAATTGTATCTGACGGTCTCGAACTGCGAGGGGCTTGCACGCGGACTTTACCACTACGACGCGGGCGGTCACGCGCTGGTGGCGATCGGGGCCTCCGCACAGCAACTCCAGGCACTTTTGGCGGCAGCCGAGTTTGCCATGGACGCACCCGGTCCGCCTCAGGTCTTGATCACGATCGCCGCGCGTTTTGGACGGATCTCCTGGAAATACAGCTCAATCGCATATTCGCTGATCCTGAAGGATGTCGGCAGCATGATCCAGACGTTCTACCTGACGGCGACCGATATGGGCCTTGGTAGCTGCGCCATCGGCACCAGCAACATCGATCTGTTTGCAAAAATGACGGGGCTCGAATTCCACGTAGAGGGTCCGGTCGGTCAATTCGCGCTCGGACGCGGCAAGAAGCTGCTGGTCGCAAACTAG
- a CDS encoding DUF4062 domain-containing protein has protein sequence MPFAAQTYRVLIASPSDLAEERDVATAAINEWNALHSAAEGIVLLPVRWETHSKPETGVRPQKALNEQIVSTADILVGMFWTRFGTNTGVADSGTVEEIDQFVQASKPALLYFSRKPIDPDLIDMKQHQKLKVFKQSTRTSALTGEFRSSASLRDILLRNLTQQIRQLKKRPKQDRIEQVARLTEILRVHKKEKITPEEFEKFREDMIGPQRRAKATSIDPVKPGEVSSNGFPIGYLKNGDKVEWWPDSEDDTAPPIPVVIRRNDNDVAKASREFWDKVWWNRHQNWLYRLSTGEEELKPEQKSIFATARKAAKRIEKKYGTKNLGWDDFEWGMVNGKLSALNWVLGDDWDFLDT, from the coding sequence ATGCCATTTGCAGCACAAACGTATCGCGTCCTAATTGCGTCACCTTCCGATTTGGCCGAAGAGCGGGATGTCGCCACGGCGGCTATCAATGAATGGAACGCTTTACACTCGGCGGCCGAAGGAATCGTACTTCTACCTGTTCGCTGGGAAACCCATTCCAAGCCGGAGACGGGTGTCAGGCCACAGAAAGCTCTCAATGAGCAGATTGTTTCCACGGCTGACATTCTCGTTGGCATGTTCTGGACACGGTTCGGAACTAACACCGGTGTCGCGGATTCTGGCACGGTCGAGGAAATCGATCAGTTCGTTCAGGCATCAAAGCCAGCGCTCCTCTACTTTTCTCGGAAGCCGATCGATCCCGACCTGATCGATATGAAGCAGCACCAAAAGTTGAAAGTGTTCAAGCAAAGCACACGCACCAGTGCTCTCACAGGCGAGTTTCGCTCCAGCGCTTCACTACGCGACATCTTACTGCGTAACCTCACCCAACAAATCCGGCAGTTGAAGAAGCGACCGAAGCAAGACCGCATCGAGCAAGTTGCACGTCTGACAGAAATCTTACGCGTTCACAAAAAGGAAAAGATCACCCCGGAAGAGTTCGAAAAGTTCCGAGAGGATATGATCGGTCCCCAGCGTCGCGCAAAGGCAACCTCCATTGATCCCGTTAAACCCGGAGAAGTCAGTTCAAACGGCTTTCCAATCGGCTACCTGAAAAACGGGGATAAGGTTGAGTGGTGGCCTGACAGTGAAGATGACACCGCGCCGCCGATCCCGGTCGTTATCCGCCGAAATGACAACGATGTTGCGAAGGCCTCTCGCGAGTTTTGGGACAAGGTTTGGTGGAACCGTCATCAGAACTGGCTCTACCGCCTTTCGACTGGGGAAGAGGAACTAAAACCAGAGCAAAAGTCCATCTTCGCAACAGCCCGCAAAGCAGCCAAACGGATCGAAAAAAAGTATGGAACGAAAAACCTTGGTTGGGACGATTTTGAGTGGGGAATGGTCAACGGGAAACTGTCGGCATTGAATTGGGTGTTAGGCGATGATTGGGATTTTCTCGACACCTGA
- a CDS encoding VOC family protein: MVDQLGRFAWYELLTTDRPSAAAFYAEVVGWTVKDASSPELAYTLLTAGDAPVVGLMDLPEEGVRMGATPRWLGYVAVDDMDARTSQIRRLGGAILVSPTDSNIGRIAVVADPQGATLALVTGLTYGQSQPSGLDQPGRVGWHELLAEDRSKVFPFYGELLGWQQASVEADPASVYELFSAAGQTIGGMLTKLPGVSQACWLHYFNVDDVGAAARRVNARGGRVLQGPIELPDDCWIVRCVDPQGALFALQGAWDQKGIERSSASEVTWSAKWEGIASQGRMVLPKTKRQKS; encoded by the coding sequence TTGGTCGATCAACTCGGACGCTTCGCTTGGTATGAGCTTCTGACGACGGACAGGCCGTCGGCGGCTGCTTTTTACGCCGAGGTCGTCGGCTGGACCGTGAAAGATGCGTCGAGCCCGGAACTTGCCTACACGCTGCTGACTGCAGGCGACGCTCCGGTCGTCGGGCTCATGGATCTCCCCGAAGAGGGGGTGCGAATGGGAGCAACGCCGAGATGGCTCGGCTACGTCGCCGTCGATGACATGGATGCGAGGACCTCGCAGATCCGCCGGCTTGGGGGCGCGATCCTGGTATCGCCGACCGACAGCAACATCGGCCGCATTGCGGTGGTCGCCGATCCGCAAGGAGCGACGCTTGCGCTGGTCACAGGGCTGACATATGGCCAATCGCAACCGAGCGGGTTGGACCAGCCCGGGCGCGTGGGCTGGCACGAGTTGCTGGCTGAAGACCGAAGCAAGGTCTTTCCGTTTTACGGCGAGCTTCTCGGCTGGCAACAGGCCTCCGTCGAAGCCGACCCGGCAAGCGTGTATGAATTGTTTTCGGCGGCCGGGCAGACGATCGGCGGCATGCTCACCAAGCTTCCGGGCGTATCGCAGGCGTGTTGGCTCCATTACTTCAATGTCGACGACGTCGGCGCGGCGGCCAGGCGGGTCAATGCTCGCGGCGGTCGGGTTCTCCAAGGGCCTATCGAGTTGCCCGATGATTGCTGGATCGTGCGATGTGTCGATCCCCAAGGCGCCCTGTTTGCGCTGCAGGGGGCGTGGGATCAGAAGGGCATCGAGCGATCCTCCGCCTCGGAAGTCACCTGGTCCGCCAAATGGGAGGGCATTGCTTCACAGGGCAGGATGGTGCTTCCCAAGACGAAGCGACAAAAAAGCTAG
- a CDS encoding IS110 family transposase — translation MAQVNDLSRSLTAFNPISTLVVVVEMSKASWLVSGVVPGVERQPLKKLEPDATALLRLIERWRNEAVRAGRPISRIALAYEAGRDGFWLARWLIARGIEAYVIHSASVAVSRERKRAKTDRLDAAMLMRVFLGWLRGERGHCGMVAIPTMEEEDARRPSRERESLVDERSRITNRMKSALARLGIRGFKPHLRKAPERLAGLRTAEGTGLPANTIEEFRRDMARLALVREQISSIEKTRAERLERAPDTGPHAMVRLLARVIGIGIETADMLVREILSRKLRDRRAVARYAGLTGSPDDSGLKRREKGLAKAGNARVRRGLIQLAWRFLMFQKDSALAQWYRSRTEEPSGARKTTMIVALARKLLIALWRLVTTGEVPDGVELRPAA, via the coding sequence GTGGCCCAAGTCAATGATCTCAGCCGAAGCCTGACCGCGTTTAATCCGATCTCGACCTTGGTGGTGGTCGTCGAGATGAGCAAGGCGAGCTGGCTGGTGAGCGGCGTTGTTCCTGGCGTCGAGCGCCAGCCGTTGAAGAAACTGGAGCCGGATGCGACGGCACTGTTACGATTGATCGAGCGGTGGCGGAACGAGGCGGTGCGTGCTGGCCGGCCAATCAGCCGGATCGCGCTGGCCTATGAGGCTGGCCGCGACGGCTTCTGGCTGGCGCGCTGGCTTATTGCTCGTGGGATCGAGGCGTATGTCATCCATTCGGCAAGCGTTGCGGTGTCACGCGAGCGCAAGCGGGCGAAGACAGATCGTCTGGATGCGGCGATGTTGATGCGCGTATTCCTGGGATGGTTGCGCGGTGAGCGGGGGCACTGCGGGATGGTGGCGATCCCGACGATGGAGGAGGAAGATGCGAGGCGCCCGAGCCGCGAGCGTGAGAGCCTTGTCGACGAGCGCTCACGCATCACCAACCGCATGAAAAGTGCGCTCGCTCGCCTCGGGATCCGGGGATTCAAGCCACATCTGCGCAAGGCGCCTGAGCGTCTGGCAGGTCTGCGGACAGCGGAGGGCACGGGCCTGCCGGCAAACACCATCGAGGAGTTCCGGCGCGACATGGCTCGGCTGGCACTGGTCCGTGAGCAGATCAGCTCGATCGAGAAGACGCGTGCCGAGCGGCTCGAGCGGGCACCAGATACAGGGCCGCATGCGATGGTGCGGCTGCTCGCCAGGGTGATCGGTATCGGCATCGAGACGGCGGACATGCTGGTGCGGGAGATCCTGTCGCGGAAGCTTCGAGATCGAAGAGCGGTGGCGCGCTATGCCGGGCTCACGGGATCGCCCGACGACAGCGGATTGAAACGCCGAGAGAAGGGCCTGGCCAAGGCCGGCAATGCGCGGGTACGACGTGGGCTGATCCAGTTGGCGTGGCGCTTCCTGATGTTCCAGAAAGACAGTGCGCTGGCGCAGTGGTATCGCTCGCGGACCGAGGAGCCGAGCGGCGCGCGCAAGACGACGATGATCGTGGCGCTGGCGCGCAAGCTGCTGATAGCGCTGTGGCGCCTGGTCACGACCGGCGAGGTGCCGGACGGTGTCGAGCTGCGGCCGGCCGCGTGA
- a CDS encoding TOMM precursor leader peptide-binding protein, which produces MTVNRMSRAARQTRKSILRFAPNFTAYLLPPNVVCLYSENRKFFLHGDLYCAVASAIGKNGKAAPEIIRQLSKSFPVAEIEEAIRRLLERRYVVSGASHAYAGAVDGYWASLGLPLEVAEESLRNWPVRVESIDVKGAGELSAALSKLGVQITQRSPRLIITLVNDYLERRLADVNTGRVADGTPWLLVQPSGVFPLVGPVFKPGESACWTCLFDRMIRNREIKGFLDRGAAQAVAVSPLVNDTVGQTAIHFAAVEIAKAIASGFRTDLSDHIASFDLTGAAIARHYVAKRPQCRTCGSKKLRNPRRAAVPIDIAEGRRLVMTSGGYRTVTSRATVARFRKHVSPLTGVVSRLERIEADLPMNTNFFAHHNFSAPAWNVDQLRSALSGGSFGKGSTAEQGEASALMEAIERYSGIFQGDEIRTKRRFADFAPGDALLPNDVQFFSDTQFQNRHAPQPDDSHPVPEPFDPSTRTEWSPVWSLRDKRFKYLPTGLLYFFYGGFHTDSNGCAAGNTREEAIVQGFLELVERDAYAIWWYNRVRRAEVDLTQFEDSYVRDLQDQFADAGRRLWVLDITSDLGIPSYVAIMHWMQNGRENIEFGSGSHFDRRIALLRSLTELTQFISIGMMDGGSGEKPSLDGVTPLRLDDYPFLIPSDNPIVPPAPGIKVHDNTRDQVNACVEIAVRAGYDFLVLDQTRPDVEVPVVRVLVPGLRHFYRRFGPGRLYDVPVKLGLLDRPRLESELTPFLPHT; this is translated from the coding sequence ATGACAGTCAATCGAATGAGTCGCGCTGCGCGGCAGACCCGCAAGAGCATTTTGCGATTCGCGCCGAACTTCACCGCCTATCTGCTTCCTCCCAATGTGGTCTGTCTCTACTCGGAGAACCGCAAGTTCTTCCTGCACGGCGATCTGTATTGCGCCGTGGCGAGCGCGATCGGAAAAAATGGCAAGGCTGCGCCGGAGATCATCCGCCAGCTTTCGAAGAGTTTTCCCGTCGCCGAGATCGAGGAGGCGATCAGGCGGTTGTTGGAGCGCCGGTACGTCGTCAGTGGAGCATCGCACGCATACGCAGGCGCCGTTGATGGATATTGGGCAAGCCTCGGCCTGCCTCTCGAGGTCGCCGAAGAGAGCCTGCGCAATTGGCCCGTGCGGGTGGAATCGATCGATGTCAAAGGCGCCGGCGAACTGAGCGCGGCGTTGAGCAAGCTCGGGGTTCAAATCACCCAGCGGTCGCCCAGGCTCATCATCACGCTTGTGAACGACTACCTCGAACGGCGGCTCGCCGATGTGAACACGGGACGCGTGGCCGACGGGACGCCCTGGCTGCTGGTCCAGCCGTCCGGCGTGTTTCCACTGGTGGGGCCTGTGTTCAAGCCGGGCGAAAGCGCCTGCTGGACCTGCCTGTTCGATCGCATGATCCGCAATCGCGAGATCAAGGGATTTCTCGACCGCGGAGCGGCGCAAGCGGTCGCCGTATCGCCCCTGGTCAACGACACCGTAGGACAGACCGCGATCCACTTCGCTGCGGTTGAAATCGCGAAGGCGATCGCCTCGGGATTTCGTACTGACCTCAGCGATCACATCGCAAGCTTCGACCTGACCGGGGCTGCCATCGCCAGGCACTACGTCGCAAAACGCCCGCAATGTCGGACCTGCGGCAGCAAGAAGCTGCGGAATCCGCGACGGGCAGCAGTGCCGATCGACATTGCCGAGGGCAGACGGCTCGTCATGACCAGCGGCGGATACCGCACCGTGACGTCGCGAGCCACCGTGGCGCGGTTCCGCAAACATGTCAGTCCGCTGACCGGCGTGGTGTCGCGGCTCGAGCGGATCGAGGCCGATCTGCCGATGAACACCAATTTTTTCGCCCACCACAATTTCTCTGCGCCGGCCTGGAACGTCGACCAGCTCAGGTCCGCCCTGAGCGGCGGCAGCTTCGGCAAGGGCTCCACGGCCGAGCAGGGCGAGGCGAGCGCGCTGATGGAGGCGATCGAGCGCTACTCGGGCATTTTCCAGGGTGACGAGATCAGGACGAAGCGCCGCTTTGCCGATTTCGCTCCCGGTGACGCTCTTCTTCCCAACGACGTCCAGTTCTTCAGCGACACGCAGTTTCAAAACAGGCATGCCCCGCAGCCGGACGATTCACATCCGGTTCCCGAACCGTTCGACCCCTCGACCAGGACCGAGTGGTCGCCGGTCTGGTCGTTACGCGACAAGCGCTTCAAATATCTTCCGACCGGCCTGCTGTATTTCTTCTATGGCGGCTTCCACACGGATTCCAACGGGTGCGCGGCCGGCAACACCCGCGAGGAGGCCATCGTTCAAGGCTTCCTCGAACTGGTCGAACGCGATGCCTACGCGATCTGGTGGTACAACCGCGTGCGGCGTGCCGAAGTGGACCTCACGCAATTCGAGGATTCCTACGTGCGGGATCTTCAAGACCAGTTTGCCGATGCGGGGCGCCGGCTCTGGGTGCTCGACATCACCAGCGATCTCGGCATTCCCTCCTACGTTGCGATCATGCACTGGATGCAGAACGGACGCGAAAATATCGAGTTCGGTTCCGGCTCGCATTTCGATCGCCGCATAGCTCTGCTGCGTTCCCTCACCGAGCTGACCCAGTTCATCTCGATTGGCATGATGGACGGCGGAAGCGGCGAGAAACCGTCGCTTGACGGTGTCACGCCGCTGCGGCTGGACGATTATCCGTTCCTGATCCCCAGCGACAATCCAATCGTCCCGCCGGCGCCAGGCATCAAGGTGCACGACAATACGCGCGACCAGGTCAATGCCTGCGTCGAGATTGCGGTCCGAGCAGGATACGATTTCCTCGTGCTCGACCAGACGCGGCCCGACGTCGAGGTCCCTGTCGTCAGAGTGCTTGTTCCAGGCTTGCGGCATTTCTATCGCCGCTTCGGGCCCGGCCGGCTTTACGACGTCCCGGTGAAGCTTGGGCTGCTGGATCGCCCGCGACTGGAGAGCGAACTCACTCCGTTCCTGCCGCACACCTGA
- a CDS encoding ABC transporter substrate-binding protein, with protein MRRREFIGLLGGAVAWPLAAHGQQPASRIIGVLGFGSIEAARTGFVPTQRRLVEMGYVEGRNLSIEYRGANGRENRLAELAAELVQRRVDAIVVFAGQSIVAAKAATTSIPILFFTGFDPVQSGFVASLNRPGGNATGISVLNTELLAKRLQVLCELMPSAKSIAFLYSPTGLVSGGDSIGNELASAAEALAVKLSPVEARHADDFEAAFATMANARPDAVLVSADALMFQNRATLVRLAARHRLPAAYPIREFVAGGGLMSYGTNYSEAYRQVGEYVGRVLNGEKPENLPVQRVTKLELVINITTAKALGLTVPLALVARADELIE; from the coding sequence ATGAGGCGGCGGGAATTCATCGGCCTTCTTGGCGGTGCGGTAGCGTGGCCACTTGCTGCACACGGGCAGCAGCCGGCTTCGCGGATTATCGGCGTTCTGGGATTTGGATCGATAGAAGCCGCGCGGACAGGTTTTGTCCCGACCCAGCGCCGCCTCGTCGAGATGGGCTATGTCGAAGGCCGAAACCTCTCGATCGAATATCGCGGGGCCAACGGCCGTGAGAACCGGCTGGCCGAACTGGCCGCAGAACTCGTGCAGCGCCGCGTGGATGCCATCGTCGTCTTTGCAGGTCAATCCATCGTTGCTGCCAAGGCCGCCACCACCTCCATTCCAATCCTCTTCTTTACCGGGTTCGATCCCGTCCAGAGTGGATTCGTCGCAAGCCTCAACCGGCCTGGCGGCAATGCCACCGGGATCTCAGTTCTCAACACCGAACTGCTGGCCAAGCGTCTACAGGTGCTATGCGAACTGATGCCGTCGGCAAAGTCCATTGCGTTCCTCTACAGCCCGACAGGCCTTGTGTCCGGGGGCGACTCCATCGGCAACGAGCTGGCATCGGCGGCCGAAGCTCTCGCTGTGAAGCTATCGCCCGTGGAAGCGCGGCATGCCGATGATTTCGAAGCAGCTTTCGCCACAATGGCGAACGCGCGACCGGATGCGGTGCTGGTCTCGGCCGACGCATTGATGTTCCAAAATCGCGCAACGCTGGTCCGCTTGGCGGCCCGACACAGGCTACCTGCGGCCTATCCAATCCGGGAGTTCGTCGCAGGCGGCGGATTGATGAGCTACGGAACGAATTATTCGGAAGCATACCGTCAGGTGGGCGAGTATGTCGGTCGTGTGCTGAACGGTGAGAAGCCGGAGAATCTGCCCGTGCAACGGGTCACAAAGCTCGAGCTCGTCATCAACATCACAACGGCAAAGGCGCTCGGCCTCACAGTCCCTCTGGCGCTGGTCGCCCGTGCGGACGAGTTAATCGAATAA
- the ltrA gene encoding group II intron reverse transcriptase/maturase, with amino-acid sequence MMYDHEKSDPAIVAVKPTNKAGQPAVELVEPRAGAEGNVRQQSTGRAQYRGTVSQALERIRQAARQRKKEKFTALFHHVSIDHLAEAFSELKGNAAAGVDGLTCRDYEQHLERNLEDLHARVHRGAYRALPSRRVYIPKPDGRQRPIAVAALEDKIVQRATAAVLSAIYEEDFLGFSYGFRPERSTHDAMDALMVGITSTKVNWILDADIRSFFDTVSQEWLIRFVEHRVGDRRIIRLIQKWLKAGVLEDGIVTVSDKGTGQGSVISPLLANLYLHYVFDLWAERWRRREAAGNMIIVRYADDLIVGFEHETDARRFLDEMRKRLQEFALSLHSEKTRLIEFGRFAVENRKRRGLGKPETFTFLGFTFICSKTRRGKFQIKRKSRRDRMQAKLQAIKQELRRSMHQPIPQQGRWLQQVVTGYFNYHAVPTNSSSLSAFLFHVTNLWRRTLQWRSQKDGMTWERIKRLADHWLPKPRILHPWPESRFAVRHPRWEKLWGGRRRSWHLHRPYEPMEVAPWPKSMISAEA; translated from the coding sequence ATGATGTACGATCATGAGAAGTCTGACCCCGCCATAGTAGCTGTGAAGCCAACGAACAAAGCCGGGCAACCGGCTGTGGAGTTGGTGGAGCCAAGGGCGGGGGCCGAGGGGAATGTGCGTCAGCAAAGCACGGGCCGGGCACAGTACCGGGGAACCGTGTCACAGGCGCTGGAGCGCATACGGCAAGCCGCAAGGCAAAGGAAGAAGGAGAAGTTCACCGCGCTCTTCCATCACGTCAGTATTGACCATCTCGCAGAGGCATTCTCTGAACTCAAGGGGAATGCTGCAGCTGGAGTGGATGGGCTGACATGTCGGGATTACGAGCAGCACCTTGAGCGCAATCTTGAGGACCTGCATGCTCGCGTCCATCGGGGAGCGTATCGGGCACTACCGTCGCGGCGGGTTTACATACCCAAACCGGATGGTCGGCAACGCCCGATCGCGGTCGCCGCCCTTGAGGACAAGATCGTCCAGAGGGCCACGGCTGCGGTGCTGAGCGCGATCTACGAGGAGGATTTCCTCGGGTTCTCGTATGGGTTCCGACCCGAACGCAGCACGCACGATGCGATGGATGCGCTCATGGTCGGGATCACCAGCACAAAGGTGAACTGGATACTGGACGCTGACATCCGCTCGTTCTTCGACACGGTGAGCCAGGAGTGGCTCATCAGGTTTGTAGAACATCGCGTCGGCGACCGACGTATCATCCGCCTGATCCAGAAATGGCTCAAGGCAGGCGTCCTGGAAGACGGAATCGTGACGGTCAGTGACAAGGGGACCGGGCAGGGATCGGTGATCTCACCGCTTCTGGCCAATCTCTACTTACACTACGTTTTCGATCTCTGGGCCGAGCGCTGGCGACGGCGTGAGGCAGCGGGCAATATGATCATCGTGCGCTACGCCGACGACCTCATTGTTGGCTTCGAGCACGAGACCGACGCCCGTCGCTTCCTCGACGAGATGCGTAAGCGGTTACAGGAGTTTGCACTGTCGCTTCATTCGGAGAAGACCCGGCTGATCGAGTTTGGACGCTTCGCGGTGGAAAACCGCAAGCGGCGCGGGCTCGGCAAACCGGAGACCTTCACCTTCCTGGGCTTCACCTTTATCTGCAGCAAAACTCGTCGGGGCAAATTCCAAATCAAACGAAAGTCCCGGCGCGATCGCATGCAGGCAAAGTTGCAAGCCATCAAACAGGAACTGCGACGGAGCATGCATCAGCCGATTCCCCAGCAGGGAAGATGGTTGCAGCAGGTCGTCACCGGTTACTTCAACTACCACGCGGTGCCGACAAACAGTTCGTCACTGTCCGCGTTCCTATTCCACGTTACCAATCTCTGGCGGCGAACGCTGCAGTGGCGGAGCCAAAAAGATGGGATGACCTGGGAGCGGATCAAGCGGTTGGCCGACCACTGGCTCCCGAAACCGCGAATCCTTCATCCGTGGCCAGAGAGTCGCTTCGCCGTCAGACACCCAAGGTGGGAGAAGCTATGGGGCGGGCGGCGGAGGTCGTGGCACCTTCATCGTCCATACGAACCGATGGAGGTTGCCCCGTGGCCCAAGTCAATGATCTCAGCCGAAGCCTGA